The DNA window TGGCTGATCTTTCGGGGCAGAACAACGCGATCGATCTCCGGGCCTCCTACGAAATCCAGAGCGGCCGGCTGAAGATCGTCCCGGTCGCCGCCGGCAAGCCCGAGGAGAAGTCGCTCGAACTCTGGCTGGTGCAGGGCGGCGGCACGCCGAAATCCCTGGGTGTCTTCCAGCCGGGCGAAAGCGGCGAGCTCGTCATTCCCGCCGAAATGCGCAGCAATATCACGGACGGCGCAACCCTTGCCGTCAGCCTCGAACCCTTCGGCGGTTCGCCGACTGGGCAGGCGACAGGCCCGGTCGTCGCCAGCGGCGCGGTGCGCCGGCCGTAACGCAATGCCGACGTAAATCAATTTCTCCTGTCTGAAACTCTTCGACGCGGCCTTCCGTAGTTCGAAACGTCCGGACGACGCTCAGGCATGATGCCGGCGGACGGTGACCGGTCAGAGGAGAAAATCATGACCTATCTGTTGCGCGGCCTTACGCTCACGGCCGCCATGTCAGCCATTGCCTTCGCCGCTTATGGGAAGAACCCAAAAGTCGGCGGCGCTGCGATGTTCGAAACCAAGAACATCGTCGAAAATGCCGTAAACTCCAAGGATCACACGACGCTGGTCGCCGCCGTCAAGGCGGCCGGCCTCGTCGGTACGCTCGAGGGCGAAGGCCCCTTTACAGTGTTCGCCCCGACCAACAAAGCTTTCTCCGCCCTGCCGAAAGGCACCGTCGAGACATTGCTGAAGCCGGAAAACAAGGCGACGCTCACCAAGGTTCTGACCTGCCATGTCGTGGCGGCGGACGCGATGGCGAAGACCGTTGCCAAGATGATAAGAGATGATGGCGGCGAGCATGATATCAAGACCGTCGGCGGCTGCGTGATCAAAGCCCGGGAAAATATGGGCAAGATCACCCTGACTGATGAAAACGGCGATGTCGCGCATGTAACGATCGCCGACGTCAAACAGTCGAACGGCGTCATTCATGTCGTCGATAAAGTGCTGCTGCCGAGAATGTGAAATTAACGCATCGGCCGCGGCATGGGGCGCTCGTTTGGGCGCTCCAGCTATCCAATGAGCCACTGCCGACGGCTTCGGGTTGCCTTTGCGCATGGTCGGGGCCGTCAATCATTTGGAACAGCCCTATTATGTGGCTGCCGCCGTCGGGAAGACGAGGGAGACACTCATGCCAGTGCCCGGGGACGAGGTTACTTCGATCTCGGCGCGGGCGTTCTGCTTCAGCGACTGTATGATCATCGCGCTCAGTTTTCCGGGGTTCGGCCACTGCACATCCTGAGGAAGGCCGACCCCGTTGTCGGCAACGGTGATCCTGCAGCCGCTGTCGCTGACGACACAGCGCAGCGTGATCTCACCGCTATCACGCCCTACGAAGGCATGCTTGAGCGTATTCGTCAGGAGCTCGTTGATGACGAGCCCGGCGGGCATGGCTACGTTGATGGAAACCGGCCAGGTATCGACTTTCATGTCGAGTCGGATGCCTTCCACGGCGTGAGCCGCCATCACCGAGGCCGCAATCTGGCTCACATAGCTGCCGAGATCGATGGTGGCGCCCTTTTCTTCTTCCGACAATGAACGATAGAGGAGGGCCAATGCTTCGATCCGCCCCGCAAGGCGTGCGAATCTCTCGCTTTC is part of the Rhizobium bangladeshense genome and encodes:
- a CDS encoding fasciclin domain-containing protein → MTYLLRGLTLTAAMSAIAFAAYGKNPKVGGAAMFETKNIVENAVNSKDHTTLVAAVKAAGLVGTLEGEGPFTVFAPTNKAFSALPKGTVETLLKPENKATLTKVLTCHVVAADAMAKTVAKMIRDDGGEHDIKTVGGCVIKARENMGKITLTDENGDVAHVTIADVKQSNGVIHVVDKVLLPRM